From Lycium ferocissimum isolate CSIRO_LF1 chromosome 12, AGI_CSIRO_Lferr_CH_V1, whole genome shotgun sequence, one genomic window encodes:
- the LOC132039865 gene encoding probable carbohydrate esterase At4g34215 isoform X1 — MEKMLLSYIFLILLAHPFYVSPADTTTSNGNKSIFILAGQSNMSGRGGVVNNIFDWYIPPECQSDSSILRLTKGLSWEVAKEPIHQDIDYYAICGIGPGMSFANSILKNDPKIGVIGLVPCAIGFTNISQWSRGSLYYNEMLNRTLIALEGGGTLRALLWYQGESDTLNVEDAELYESRLQKFFTDVRNDLDAPYLPIIQVALTTTLGPYKEIIRQAQLGIQLQNVKTVDANGLKVGPDYVHLSTPAEVQLGQMLANAFLESGSYTAH, encoded by the exons AtggaaaaaatgttgttgtcctatattttcttgattcttttGGCACACCCCTTTTATGTCAGCCCTGCAgatacaacaacatcaaatggTAACAAAAGCATATTCATTTTAGCAGGACAAAGTAACATGTCTGGCCGGGGAGGAGTAGTAAACAACATATTTGATTGGTATATTCCACCTGAATGTCAGTCCGATTCATCAATTCTAAGACTAACAAAAGGACTTTCATGGGAAGTAGCAAAAGAGCCAATTCATCAAGACATTGATTACTATGCAATTTGTGGGATTGGTCCTGGCATGTCCTTTGCTAATTCAATCTTGAAAAATGATCCCAAAATTGGTGTGATTGGTTTGGTGCCATGTGCTATTGGTTTCACAAATATCAGCCAATGGTCTCGAGGATCATTATATTATAACGAAATGTTGAATAGGACTCTGATCGCGTTAGAAGGTGGTGGAACGCTACGAGCACTTCTTTGGTATCAAGGAGAGAGCGACACTTTGAATGTAGAGGATGCCGAATTGTATGAATCAAGACTACAAAAGTTCTTCACAGATGTGCGAAATGACTTGGATGCGCCATACTTACCTATTATTCAG GTGGCATTGACAACAACTTTAGGGCCTTATAAGGAGATAATAAGACAGGCCCAGTTGGGTATTCAACTTCAAAATGTGAAAACAGTTGATGCTAATGGGCTTAAAGTGGGCCCAGATTATGTGCATCTCAGTACTCCAGCAGAAGTCCAGCTTGGACAGATGTTGGCTAATGCCTTTTTGGAGTCTGGTTCATACACAGCCCATTAG
- the LOC132039865 gene encoding probable carbohydrate esterase At4g34215 isoform X3 — protein MEKMLLSYIFLILLAHPFYVSPADTTTSNGNKSIFILAGQSNMSGRGGVVNNIFDWYIPPECQSDSSILRLTKGLSWEVAKEPIHQDIDYYAICGIGPGMSFANSILKNDPKIGVIGLVPCAIGFTNISQWSRGSLYYNEMLNRTLIALEGGGTLRALLWYQGESDTLNVEDAELYESRLQKFFTDVRNDLDAPYLPIIQLDSVLIRIFPYVRALFVDTHRWH, from the exons AtggaaaaaatgttgttgtcctatattttcttgattcttttGGCACACCCCTTTTATGTCAGCCCTGCAgatacaacaacatcaaatggTAACAAAAGCATATTCATTTTAGCAGGACAAAGTAACATGTCTGGCCGGGGAGGAGTAGTAAACAACATATTTGATTGGTATATTCCACCTGAATGTCAGTCCGATTCATCAATTCTAAGACTAACAAAAGGACTTTCATGGGAAGTAGCAAAAGAGCCAATTCATCAAGACATTGATTACTATGCAATTTGTGGGATTGGTCCTGGCATGTCCTTTGCTAATTCAATCTTGAAAAATGATCCCAAAATTGGTGTGATTGGTTTGGTGCCATGTGCTATTGGTTTCACAAATATCAGCCAATGGTCTCGAGGATCATTATATTATAACGAAATGTTGAATAGGACTCTGATCGCGTTAGAAGGTGGTGGAACGCTACGAGCACTTCTTTGGTATCAAGGAGAGAGCGACACTTTGAATGTAGAGGATGCCGAATTGTATGAATCAAGACTACAAAAGTTCTTCACAGATGTGCGAAATGACTTGGATGCGCCATACTTACCTATTATTCAG CTCGATAGCGTGCTTATTCGGATCTTTCCCTATGTTCGGGCTTTGTTTGTGGACACACACAGGTGGCATTGA
- the LOC132039865 gene encoding probable carbohydrate esterase At4g34215 isoform X2 translates to MSGRGGVVNNIFDWYIPPECQSDSSILRLTKGLSWEVAKEPIHQDIDYYAICGIGPGMSFANSILKNDPKIGVIGLVPCAIGFTNISQWSRGSLYYNEMLNRTLIALEGGGTLRALLWYQGESDTLNVEDAELYESRLQKFFTDVRNDLDAPYLPIIQVALTTTLGPYKEIIRQAQLGIQLQNVKTVDANGLKVGPDYVHLSTPAEVQLGQMLANAFLESGSYTAH, encoded by the exons ATGTCTGGCCGGGGAGGAGTAGTAAACAACATATTTGATTGGTATATTCCACCTGAATGTCAGTCCGATTCATCAATTCTAAGACTAACAAAAGGACTTTCATGGGAAGTAGCAAAAGAGCCAATTCATCAAGACATTGATTACTATGCAATTTGTGGGATTGGTCCTGGCATGTCCTTTGCTAATTCAATCTTGAAAAATGATCCCAAAATTGGTGTGATTGGTTTGGTGCCATGTGCTATTGGTTTCACAAATATCAGCCAATGGTCTCGAGGATCATTATATTATAACGAAATGTTGAATAGGACTCTGATCGCGTTAGAAGGTGGTGGAACGCTACGAGCACTTCTTTGGTATCAAGGAGAGAGCGACACTTTGAATGTAGAGGATGCCGAATTGTATGAATCAAGACTACAAAAGTTCTTCACAGATGTGCGAAATGACTTGGATGCGCCATACTTACCTATTATTCAG GTGGCATTGACAACAACTTTAGGGCCTTATAAGGAGATAATAAGACAGGCCCAGTTGGGTATTCAACTTCAAAATGTGAAAACAGTTGATGCTAATGGGCTTAAAGTGGGCCCAGATTATGTGCATCTCAGTACTCCAGCAGAAGTCCAGCTTGGACAGATGTTGGCTAATGCCTTTTTGGAGTCTGGTTCATACACAGCCCATTAG